One window from the genome of Nicotiana tomentosiformis chromosome 5, ASM39032v3, whole genome shotgun sequence encodes:
- the LOC138892744 gene encoding uncharacterized protein: protein MSYMLVYGTKAVIPAWVEIPSLRVIQEAMLDDTEWIRVRQEQLMLINKKRIDAVCHGQLYQNRMASAFNKRVKPRQFTPGLLFLKKIFPHQEEAKGKFAPNWKGPYVVHRVLSGGDLILEETDVRINRKPINLDAIKRYYV from the coding sequence ATGTCGTACATGTTAGTATACGGCACTAAAGCTGTGATACCCGCATGGGTCGAGATACCATCTTTAAGGGTCATTCAAGAGGCCATGTTGGACGATACAGAGTGGATACGGGTCAGACAAGAGCAACTCATGCTCATCAATAAAAAAAGAATAGATGCGGTATGCCATGGTCAGCTATATCAGAACAggatggccagtgcatttaacaaGAGGGTGAAGCCTCGCCAGTTCACACCTGGGTTGTTGTTcttgaagaaaatctttccccaccaagaggaagccaaaggaaagttcgcaccaaactggaaaggtccttacgtggttcacCGAGTGTTGTCGGGTGGAGATCTAATTTTGGAAGAAACGGATGTAAGAATCAACAGAAAGCCCATCAACTtagacgcaatcaagagatactatgtttga